One genomic window of Dromaius novaehollandiae isolate bDroNov1 chromosome 23, bDroNov1.hap1, whole genome shotgun sequence includes the following:
- the LDLRAP1 gene encoding low density lipoprotein receptor adapter protein 1 isoform X1 — translation MDALKSAGRALLRSPSVAKPSWAGGRHKKLPENWTDTRETLLEGMLFRLKYMGMTLVEQPKGEELSAAAVKRIVATAKASGKKLQKVTLKVSPRGIVLNDSGTNELIENISIYRISYCTADKIHDKVFAYIAQNQLNENLECHAFLCTKRKMAQAVTLTVAQAFKIAFEFWQASKEEKEKRERSILEGEGASGPNSKAPACPEAPVATGNLLDLEDHAKLPPTVSANSTHLDNSMFGPSSSVNNNVVWEMDDGLDEAFSRLAQSRTNPHVLDTGLTAQDIQSAEMLSPVDWNKIDSNTGEKDDLFMF, via the exons atggACGCGCTGAAGTCGGCGGGCCGCGCCCTGCTGCGGAGCCCCAGCGTCGCCAAGCCGTCCTGGGCCGGCGGCCGCCACAAGA AGCTCCCGGAGAACTGGACCGATACCCGCGAGACGCTGCTGGAGGGGATGCTCTTCAGGCTCAAGTACATGGGCATGACGCTGGTGGAGCAGCCCAAGGGAGAAGAGCTCTCTGCCGCTGCTGTCAAAAGGATCGTGGCCACG GCTAAAGCAAGTGGAAAGAAGTTGCAGAAAGTTACTCTGAAAGTCTCTCCCAGGGGGATCGTGTTAAATGATAGTGGAACCAACGAACTGATAGAAAACATCTCCATATACAG GATATCCTACTGCACGGCAGACAAGATCCACGATAAAGTGTTTGCCTACATTGCCCAGAACCAGCTCAATGAGAACCTGGAGTGCCATGCCTTCCTCTGTACCAAACGGAAAATG GCCCAAGCAGTCACCCTAACGGTAGCTCAGGCGTTCAAAATAGCATTTGAGTTCTGGCAAGCGTCCAAGGAAG agaaagagaagcGGGAAAGGTCCATCTTGGAAGGAGAAGGTGCGAGTGGCCCAAACTCTAAAGCTCCTGCCTGCCCCGAAGCAC CAGTGGCCACAGGAAACTTGCTGGATTTAGAAGATCATGCCAAATTGCCCCCGACCGTCAGTGCAAACTCCACGCATTTAGATAACAGCATGTTTGGGCCCAGCTCCTCTGTAAATAACAACGTAGTGTGG GAAATGGATGATGGTCTCGACGAAGCATTTTCAAG ACTTGCTCAGTCGAGGACAAACCCTCATGTTCTTGACACAGGACTGACGGCTCAAGACATCCAGAGTGCAGAAATGCTCTCACCTGTAGACTGGAACAAAATAGATTCAAATACAGGCGAGAAAGATGATCTGTTCATGTTTTGA
- the LDLRAP1 gene encoding low density lipoprotein receptor adapter protein 1 isoform X3, producing MLFRLKYMGMTLVEQPKGEELSAAAVKRIVATAKASGKKLQKVTLKVSPRGIVLNDSGTNELIENISIYRISYCTADKIHDKVFAYIAQNQLNENLECHAFLCTKRKMAQAVTLTVAQAFKIAFEFWQASKEEKEKRERSILEGEGASGPNSKAPACPEAPVATGNLLDLEDHAKLPPTVSANSTHLDNSMFGPSSSVNNNVVWEMDDGLDEAFSRLAQSRTNPHVLDTGLTAQDIQSAEMLSPVDWNKIDSNTGEKDDLFMF from the exons ATGCTCTTCAGGCTCAAGTACATGGGCATGACGCTGGTGGAGCAGCCCAAGGGAGAAGAGCTCTCTGCCGCTGCTGTCAAAAGGATCGTGGCCACG GCTAAAGCAAGTGGAAAGAAGTTGCAGAAAGTTACTCTGAAAGTCTCTCCCAGGGGGATCGTGTTAAATGATAGTGGAACCAACGAACTGATAGAAAACATCTCCATATACAG GATATCCTACTGCACGGCAGACAAGATCCACGATAAAGTGTTTGCCTACATTGCCCAGAACCAGCTCAATGAGAACCTGGAGTGCCATGCCTTCCTCTGTACCAAACGGAAAATG GCCCAAGCAGTCACCCTAACGGTAGCTCAGGCGTTCAAAATAGCATTTGAGTTCTGGCAAGCGTCCAAGGAAG agaaagagaagcGGGAAAGGTCCATCTTGGAAGGAGAAGGTGCGAGTGGCCCAAACTCTAAAGCTCCTGCCTGCCCCGAAGCAC CAGTGGCCACAGGAAACTTGCTGGATTTAGAAGATCATGCCAAATTGCCCCCGACCGTCAGTGCAAACTCCACGCATTTAGATAACAGCATGTTTGGGCCCAGCTCCTCTGTAAATAACAACGTAGTGTGG GAAATGGATGATGGTCTCGACGAAGCATTTTCAAG ACTTGCTCAGTCGAGGACAAACCCTCATGTTCTTGACACAGGACTGACGGCTCAAGACATCCAGAGTGCAGAAATGCTCTCACCTGTAGACTGGAACAAAATAGATTCAAATACAGGCGAGAAAGATGATCTGTTCATGTTTTGA
- the LDLRAP1 gene encoding low density lipoprotein receptor adapter protein 1 isoform X2, with product MDALKSAGRALLRSPSVAKPSWAGGRHKKLPENWTDTRETLLEGMLFRLKYMGMTLVEQPKGEELSAAAVKRIVATAKASGKKLQKVTLKVSPRGIVLNDSGTNELIENISIYRISYCTADKIHDKVFAYIAQNQLNENLECHAFLCTKRKMAQAVTLTVAQAFKIAFEFWQASKEEKEKRERSILEGEGASGPNSKAPACPEALATGNLLDLEDHAKLPPTVSANSTHLDNSMFGPSSSVNNNVVWEMDDGLDEAFSRLAQSRTNPHVLDTGLTAQDIQSAEMLSPVDWNKIDSNTGEKDDLFMF from the exons atggACGCGCTGAAGTCGGCGGGCCGCGCCCTGCTGCGGAGCCCCAGCGTCGCCAAGCCGTCCTGGGCCGGCGGCCGCCACAAGA AGCTCCCGGAGAACTGGACCGATACCCGCGAGACGCTGCTGGAGGGGATGCTCTTCAGGCTCAAGTACATGGGCATGACGCTGGTGGAGCAGCCCAAGGGAGAAGAGCTCTCTGCCGCTGCTGTCAAAAGGATCGTGGCCACG GCTAAAGCAAGTGGAAAGAAGTTGCAGAAAGTTACTCTGAAAGTCTCTCCCAGGGGGATCGTGTTAAATGATAGTGGAACCAACGAACTGATAGAAAACATCTCCATATACAG GATATCCTACTGCACGGCAGACAAGATCCACGATAAAGTGTTTGCCTACATTGCCCAGAACCAGCTCAATGAGAACCTGGAGTGCCATGCCTTCCTCTGTACCAAACGGAAAATG GCCCAAGCAGTCACCCTAACGGTAGCTCAGGCGTTCAAAATAGCATTTGAGTTCTGGCAAGCGTCCAAGGAAG agaaagagaagcGGGAAAGGTCCATCTTGGAAGGAGAAGGTGCGAGTGGCCCAAACTCTAAAGCTCCTGCCTGCCCCGAAGCAC TGGCCACAGGAAACTTGCTGGATTTAGAAGATCATGCCAAATTGCCCCCGACCGTCAGTGCAAACTCCACGCATTTAGATAACAGCATGTTTGGGCCCAGCTCCTCTGTAAATAACAACGTAGTGTGG GAAATGGATGATGGTCTCGACGAAGCATTTTCAAG ACTTGCTCAGTCGAGGACAAACCCTCATGTTCTTGACACAGGACTGACGGCTCAAGACATCCAGAGTGCAGAAATGCTCTCACCTGTAGACTGGAACAAAATAGATTCAAATACAGGCGAGAAAGATGATCTGTTCATGTTTTGA